The following coding sequences lie in one Arachis ipaensis cultivar K30076 chromosome B03, Araip1.1, whole genome shotgun sequence genomic window:
- the LOC107631622 gene encoding non-specific lipid-transfer protein-like protein At5g64080 gives MASHSPTRFCFSLIVLCALFIFGANGASPSHSHNAAPAPAVDCSSLVLTMADCLSFVTNGSTTTKPEGNCCSGLKSVLKTAPQCLCEAFKSSAQFGVVLNVTKALALPTACKVSAPSASNCGLSETPAAAPGLSPQSPAVSPSSGSSAAPASSTLTPSEASSPTPAPSAGSSASSLFPISAGSLFLCILLAAFSGF, from the exons ATGGCATCACACTCACCAACCCGTTTCTGTTTCTCTCTCATTGTTCTCTGTGCACTCTTCATCTTCGGAGCTAACGGAGCCTCACCGTCCCACTCGCACAACGCTGCCCCCGCCCCCGCCGTGGATTGCTCCTCCCTGGTTCTAACCATGGCGGATTGCTTGTCCTTCGTCACCAATGGCAGCACCACCACCAAGCCGGAAGGTAACTGCTGCTCCGGGCTCAAATCGGTTCTGAAAACGGCGCCTCAGTGTCTGTGTGAAGCCTTCAAGAGCAGCGCTCAGTTCGGCGTCGTTCTCAATGTCACCAAGGCCCTCGCTCTCCCCACTGCATGCAAAGTCTCCGCCCCTTCCGCTTCCAACTGTGGAT TGTCTGAAACACCTGCTGCTGCTCCTG GGCTCTCTCCACAATCTCCTGCAGTATCTCCATCATCTGGTTCTTCTGCAGCTCCAGCTAGTTCAACCCTCACTCCAAGTGAGGCATCTTCTCCAACACCAGCACCATCAGCTGGAAGCTCAGCATCATCACTCTTCCCAATTTCAGCTGGATCCTTGTTTCTTTGCATCTTGCTAGCAGCATTCTCAGGCTTTTAA